The proteins below come from a single Eucalyptus grandis isolate ANBG69807.140 chromosome 3, ASM1654582v1, whole genome shotgun sequence genomic window:
- the LOC120291735 gene encoding probable glycosyltransferase At3g42180 gives MMKRFKIWTYREGDQPLVHYGPMRGLYGIEGQFIDEMEDKQNPFRARRPDEAHAFFLPFSVANVINYVYTPILSMSDYSRERLQRFAGDYVSVVANRYRYWNRSGGADHFMASCHDWGPDISSANRELFKNFIRVLCNANTSEGFRPEIDVSMADVYLTRGKLGPPRLGLDPSNRTILAFFAGGAHGFIRELLLEHWKDKDADVQVHEYLPKGQHYTQLMGKSKFCLCPSGFEVASPRIVESIYAGCVPVIIKDDYWLPFSDVLNWSKFSIQIPVKKIKDIKTILQAIPNQKYVKLQKRVVKVTRHFELHRPAKPFDVIHMILHSVWLRRLNLKLE, from the exons ATGATGAAGAGATTCAAGATATGGACATACAGAGAAGGAGACCAGCCTTTGGTCCACTATGGACCGATGAGAGGCCTATACGGCATCGAAGGCCAGTTCATCGACGAGATGGAGGACAAGCAGAACCCGTTCAGGGCTCGCCGTCCTGACGAGGCGCAcgccttcttcctccctttcAGTGTGGCCAACGTCATCAACTACGTGTACACGCCGATCCTCTCCATGAGCGACTACTCACGCGAGAGATTGCAGAGATTCGCGGGTGATTACGTTAGCGTCGTAGCAAATAGGTATAGGTATTGGAATCGTAGCGGTGGTGCTGATCATTTCATGGCATCTTGTCATGACTGG GGTCCAGATATCTCATCAGCCAACCGTGAGCTCTTCAAGAACTTCATCAGAGTCCTCTGCAATGCCAACACTTCAGAAGGATTCAGACCAGAAATAGATGTCTCCATGGCGGATGTCTACTTAACTCGTGGGAAACTCGGCCCTCCTCGCTTAGGGCTAGATCCTAGCAACCGCACAATCCTCGCCTTCTTCGCGGGGGGAGCGCACGGCTTCATCCGTGAACTCTTGCTCGAGCATTGGAAGGACAAAGATGCTGACGTCCAAGTACACGAGTATCTTCCTAAGGGCCAGCACTACACTCAATTGATGGGGAAGAGCAAGTTCTGCTTGTGCCCTAGCGGGTTCGAAGTAGCAAGCCCGAGGATCGTGGAATCGATTTACGCAGGATGCGTTCCTGTGATAATCAAGGACGATTATTGGTTGCCATTCAGCGATGTTCTCAACTGGAGTAAATTCTCAATTCAGATTCCAGTTAAGAAGATAAAAGATATCAAGACGATTTTGCAAGCGATCCCAAATCAAAAGTACgtgaaattgcaaaaaagagTGGTCAAAGTTACAAGGCACTTTGAGTTGCATCGGCCGGCAAAGCCGTTCGATGTGATCCACATGATACTTCATTCCGTGTGGCTAAGAAGGCTAAATTTAAAGCTGGAATAG